One genomic region from uncultured Subdoligranulum sp. encodes:
- the thiE gene encoding thiamine phosphate synthase, whose amino-acid sequence MHFDKDRLRLYAVTDRSWLHGQTLRTQVEAALQGGVTCVQLREKQLDRESFIHLGRTIGCLCQRYGVPLIINDDLEVALACGADGVHVGQDDLPVEEVRRRVGDKMIVGVSAHNPEEARRAFEGGADYLGAGAVFGSTTKTNVTALSHETLRAICDAVPIPVVAIGGITRENLPRLAGTGVAGVAVVSAIFAADDITAASRELRALSDAMTQNH is encoded by the coding sequence ATGCACTTCGATAAAGACCGTCTGCGGCTTTACGCCGTCACCGACCGCAGCTGGCTGCACGGCCAGACACTGCGCACCCAGGTGGAGGCCGCCCTGCAGGGCGGCGTGACCTGCGTGCAGCTGCGGGAAAAGCAGCTGGACCGGGAGAGCTTCATCCATCTGGGGCGGACCATCGGGTGTCTCTGCCAGCGGTACGGCGTGCCGCTGATCATCAACGATGACCTGGAAGTGGCTCTGGCCTGCGGCGCCGACGGCGTCCATGTGGGGCAGGACGACCTGCCGGTGGAGGAAGTCCGCCGCCGGGTGGGCGACAAGATGATCGTGGGCGTGTCGGCCCACAACCCCGAGGAAGCCCGCCGGGCCTTTGAAGGCGGCGCCGATTATCTGGGCGCCGGGGCAGTGTTCGGCAGCACCACCAAGACCAATGTGACGGCCCTCTCCCACGAAACGCTGCGCGCCATCTGTGACGCCGTGCCCATCCCCGTGGTGGCCATCGGCGGCATCACCCGGGAGAACCTGCCCCGGCTGGCCGGCACCGGCGTGGCCGGGGTGGCGGTGGTCTCGGCCATCTTTGCCGCCGACGACATCACCGCCGCCAGCCGGGAACTGCGCGCCCTCTCGGACGCCATGACCCAAAACCACTGA
- the thiD gene encoding bifunctional hydroxymethylpyrimidine kinase/phosphomethylpyrimidine kinase gives MRTALSIAGSDSSAGAGIQADLKTMTMNGVYGMTAITALTAQNTTGVTAISEVTPEFLAQQLDAVFTDIRPDAVKIGMVSSPALIEVIGERLRFYKAQHIVVDPVMVATSGARLIRPEAVETLTRELLPLAQVATPNIPEAELLAGCAIQTPDEMEAAARTIRERYGCAVLLKGGHCVNDANDLLLDGSGARWFTGKRIATTNTHGTGCTLSSAIAANLAKGFALPDAVQRAKDYLSGALAAGLDLGKGSGPMDHAWTLQGRYAEEAD, from the coding sequence ATGAGAACTGCATTGTCCATCGCCGGAAGTGATTCCAGCGCAGGCGCCGGTATTCAGGCCGATCTCAAAACCATGACGATGAACGGCGTCTACGGCATGACCGCCATCACCGCCCTGACCGCCCAGAACACAACCGGCGTGACCGCCATCTCCGAAGTAACCCCCGAATTTTTGGCCCAGCAACTGGACGCGGTGTTCACCGACATCCGCCCCGACGCCGTCAAGATCGGGATGGTCTCCTCCCCCGCCCTCATCGAGGTCATCGGGGAGCGGCTGCGGTTTTACAAAGCCCAGCATATCGTGGTGGACCCCGTGATGGTGGCCACCAGCGGTGCGCGGCTCATCCGGCCCGAGGCGGTGGAAACCCTGACCCGGGAGCTTTTGCCCCTGGCCCAGGTGGCCACCCCCAATATCCCCGAGGCGGAACTGCTGGCGGGCTGCGCCATCCAGACCCCTGACGAGATGGAGGCGGCCGCCCGGACCATCCGGGAGCGGTACGGCTGCGCGGTGCTGCTCAAGGGCGGGCACTGTGTCAACGACGCCAACGACCTGCTGCTGGACGGCAGCGGCGCCCGGTGGTTCACCGGCAAACGCATTGCCACCACCAACACCCACGGCACCGGCTGCACGCTGTCCAGCGCCATTGCGGCCAATCTGGCCAAGGGCTTTGCCCTGCCCGACGCCGTGCAGCGGGCCAAGGACTACCTGTCCGGGGCGCTGGCCGCCGGGCTGGATCTGGGCAAGGGCAGCGGTCCCATGGACCACGCCTGGACCTTACAGGGACGTTACGCCGAAGAGGCGGACTGA
- the thiC gene encoding phosphomethylpyrimidine synthase ThiC has product MSERNYATQMEAARKGIVTPQLEVVAKKERMTVEELLPLVASGKVVIPANKNHTCLDPEGVGSMLRTKINVNLGVSRDCKDYDVEMQKVMAAVKMGGEAIMDLSSHGNTQPFRQKLTHECPAMIGTVPVYDSVIHYQRDLDTLTAQDFIDVIRLHAEDGVDFVTLHCGITRKTIDQIRKHKRKMNIVSRGGSLVFAWMCMTGEENPFYQYYDEILDICREYDVTISLGDACRPGCLADATDVCQIEELVQLGELTKRAWEKDVQVMVEGPGHVPMDQIAANMKVQQSICMGAPFYVLGPLVTDIAPGYDHITAAIGGAIAAMNGAAFLCYVTPAEHLALPNLEDVKQGIIASKIAAHAADIAKGVRGAREQDDKMGDARRALDWEAQWACALDPETAKAIRADRSPEHDDTCSMCGKFCAVRSMNKALNGEHIDIL; this is encoded by the coding sequence ATGAGTGAACGGAACTATGCCACCCAGATGGAGGCGGCCCGCAAGGGCATCGTGACACCCCAGCTGGAGGTCGTTGCCAAGAAGGAACGGATGACGGTGGAGGAACTGCTGCCCCTGGTGGCCAGCGGCAAGGTGGTCATCCCGGCCAACAAGAACCACACCTGCCTGGACCCCGAGGGCGTGGGCTCCATGCTGCGCACCAAGATCAATGTGAACCTGGGCGTCTCCCGGGACTGCAAGGACTACGACGTAGAGATGCAGAAGGTGATGGCCGCCGTCAAGATGGGCGGCGAGGCCATCATGGACCTGTCCAGCCACGGCAACACCCAGCCTTTCCGCCAGAAGCTCACCCACGAGTGCCCCGCCATGATCGGCACCGTGCCGGTGTACGACAGCGTCATCCACTACCAGCGGGACCTGGACACCCTGACCGCCCAGGACTTCATCGACGTGATCCGGCTCCATGCCGAGGACGGCGTGGACTTCGTGACGCTGCACTGCGGCATCACCCGCAAGACCATCGACCAGATCCGCAAGCACAAGCGGAAGATGAACATCGTCTCCCGGGGCGGGTCGCTGGTCTTCGCCTGGATGTGCATGACCGGCGAGGAAAATCCGTTCTACCAGTATTATGACGAGATTCTCGACATCTGCCGGGAATACGATGTGACCATCTCGCTGGGCGACGCCTGCCGTCCCGGCTGCCTGGCCGATGCCACCGATGTCTGCCAGATCGAGGAGTTGGTGCAGCTGGGCGAGCTGACCAAGCGCGCCTGGGAGAAGGACGTGCAGGTCATGGTGGAGGGCCCCGGCCACGTGCCCATGGACCAGATCGCCGCCAACATGAAGGTGCAGCAGTCCATCTGCATGGGCGCTCCCTTCTATGTGCTGGGTCCTCTGGTCACCGACATTGCCCCCGGCTACGACCACATCACGGCGGCCATCGGCGGTGCCATCGCGGCCATGAACGGCGCGGCGTTCCTCTGCTATGTGACCCCCGCCGAGCACCTGGCCCTGCCCAACCTGGAGGACGTGAAGCAGGGCATCATTGCCAGCAAGATCGCCGCCCACGCCGCCGACATTGCCAAGGGCGTGCGTGGTGCCCGGGAGCAGGACGACAAGATGGGCGACGCCCGCCGAGCCCTGGACTGGGAAGCCCAGTGGGCCTGTGCCCTGGACCCCGAGACGGCCAAGGCCATCCGGGCGGACCGTTCCCCCGAGCATGACGACACCTGCTCCATGTGCGGCAAGTTCTGCGCCGTGCGCAGCATGAACAAAGCCCTGAACGGCGAGCACATCGACATTCTGTAA
- a CDS encoding zinc ribbon domain-containing protein, producing the protein MKNCPVCGQPVEEAWKACPHCGSPLGEEETGPRYAQAPGEGPQGGESSGPRYAQTPGAGSGDYTGPYGGPAYGTAPTGWDTEPPTLRWVRQTIRSPLYLTATIGYCCTIVFSLASTFRSGMAAVTNTAVYSLMGSSYGTSSWMGELNNWLPLAYGSSVGSTLVGQLPNILVVAGLWMLYVSASDTSGAPLKTAGLSLIRGVQIFQLVMLGLMVLLLILSFFVMMAATGFYDMTSVIPVVLLFLVLIAVILGLVGFYYARLIATINGFRRTIWTGQAQGPVSLFVAVISALGGVLPLFGVLVGEAFATLASIGGAVAGIAFAILLFRCHDDIQRMSADPSSGTLP; encoded by the coding sequence ATGAAAAACTGTCCGGTCTGCGGTCAGCCTGTGGAGGAGGCCTGGAAGGCCTGCCCCCACTGCGGCAGCCCGCTGGGGGAGGAAGAAACCGGCCCCCGTTACGCCCAGGCCCCCGGCGAAGGCCCCCAGGGCGGGGAAAGCTCCGGTCCCCGTTACGCCCAGACGCCCGGTGCCGGGTCCGGGGACTATACCGGCCCGTACGGCGGCCCGGCATACGGCACGGCCCCCACGGGGTGGGACACCGAACCACCGACCCTGCGGTGGGTGCGGCAGACCATCCGCTCACCCCTCTATCTGACGGCAACCATCGGCTACTGCTGCACGATTGTGTTCAGCCTGGCATCCACCTTCCGCTCCGGCATGGCTGCCGTCACCAACACAGCGGTCTACTCGCTGATGGGCAGCTCCTACGGAACGAGCAGCTGGATGGGCGAGCTGAACAACTGGCTGCCCCTGGCTTATGGTTCCTCGGTGGGGTCTACCCTGGTGGGCCAGCTGCCCAACATTCTGGTGGTCGCCGGCCTCTGGATGCTCTATGTCTCGGCGTCGGATACCTCCGGCGCACCGCTGAAAACCGCCGGCTTGAGCCTCATCCGGGGCGTGCAGATCTTCCAACTGGTGATGCTGGGGTTGATGGTGCTGCTGCTCATTCTTTCTTTCTTCGTGATGATGGCGGCCACAGGCTTCTATGATATGACATCGGTGATCCCCGTGGTACTGCTCTTCCTGGTGTTGATCGCGGTGATTCTCGGATTGGTCGGCTTCTACTACGCCCGGCTCATCGCCACCATCAACGGTTTCCGCCGGACCATCTGGACGGGCCAGGCCCAGGGCCCGGTCTCCCTCTTTGTGGCGGTGATCAGCGCGCTGGGCGGTGTGCTGCCCCTCTTCGGGGTGCTGGTGGGGGAGGCCTTCGCCACGCTGGCCAGCATCGGCGGCGCGGTGGCGGGCATTGCCTTTGCCATTCTGCTGTTCCGCTGCCATGACGATATCCAGCGGATGTCCGCAGACCCATCGTCCGGAACTTTGCCCTGA
- a CDS encoding iron-containing alcohol dehydrogenase, with protein MANNFNYYSPTEIVFGRGAQTQVAAHVQKYGGTRVLVVYGSQRVVRSGLLDSIIQPMEQAGIRCFTLGGVVPNPHLSKVYEGIEIGKREGIDFLLAVGGGSAIDTAKAIGYGLAEPDKDVWELYESKRTARGCLPVASVLTIAAAGSESSNSSVITNEKTGEKRSYNDNLARPKFAAMNPELTMTLPDYQTESGCTDIMMHTMERYFTSQGNMELTDAIAEALLRTVMAQAKILHTHPDDYDARAEVMWAGSLAHNDLTGCGNGGGDFATHALEHELGGMFDVTHGAGLAALWPSWARYVCGNIPGRFARYAVNVMGVTPGATEAETAEKGIQAMEAFYREIGMPTSMRELGIDPTDEQLHAMAHSCASACGGSKGSARLLHEEDMYNIYKMAL; from the coding sequence ATGGCAAACAATTTCAACTACTATTCGCCCACCGAGATCGTCTTCGGCCGGGGCGCCCAGACCCAGGTGGCGGCCCACGTGCAGAAGTACGGCGGCACCAGGGTGCTGGTGGTGTACGGCAGCCAGCGGGTGGTCAGGAGCGGCCTGCTGGACAGCATCATCCAGCCCATGGAGCAGGCGGGCATCCGGTGCTTTACGCTGGGCGGCGTGGTGCCCAACCCGCACCTGAGCAAGGTCTATGAAGGCATCGAGATCGGCAAGCGGGAGGGCATCGACTTCCTGCTGGCGGTGGGCGGCGGTTCCGCCATCGACACGGCTAAGGCCATCGGCTACGGGCTGGCCGAGCCGGACAAGGATGTGTGGGAACTCTACGAGAGCAAGCGCACGGCCAGGGGCTGCCTGCCGGTGGCGTCGGTGCTGACCATTGCGGCTGCGGGCAGCGAATCCAGCAACAGCTCGGTGATCACCAACGAGAAGACGGGGGAGAAGCGCTCCTACAACGACAATCTGGCCCGGCCCAAGTTTGCGGCGATGAACCCCGAACTGACGATGACCCTGCCCGACTACCAGACCGAGAGCGGCTGTACCGACATCATGATGCACACGATGGAGCGGTATTTCACCTCCCAGGGCAACATGGAGCTGACCGACGCCATCGCCGAGGCGTTGCTGCGCACCGTCATGGCCCAGGCGAAGATCCTGCACACCCATCCCGACGACTACGACGCCCGGGCCGAGGTGATGTGGGCGGGTTCGCTGGCCCACAACGACCTGACGGGCTGCGGCAACGGCGGCGGCGACTTCGCCACCCACGCCCTGGAGCACGAGCTGGGCGGCATGTTTGACGTGACCCACGGCGCCGGTCTGGCGGCCCTCTGGCCCAGCTGGGCGCGGTATGTCTGCGGCAACATTCCCGGCCGGTTTGCCCGGTATGCGGTGAACGTGATGGGTGTGACGCCCGGTGCCACCGAGGCCGAGACGGCGGAGAAGGGCATCCAGGCCATGGAGGCCTTCTACCGGGAGATCGGCATGCCCACCAGCATGCGGGAGCTGGGCATCGATCCCACCGACGAGCAGCTGCACGCCATGGCCCATAGCTGTGCTTCTGCCTGCGGCGGCAGCAAGGGTTCGGCCCGGCTGCTCCACGAGGAGGATATGTACAACATCTACAAGATGGCGCTGTAA
- a CDS encoding TrpB-like pyridoxal phosphate-dependent enzyme produces MSTEKIPYKIYLSEEELPRTWYNVRADMKNKPAPLLNPGTGQPMGYDDLRPVFCDELIRQELDNDTREIPIPDEIRDYYKTYRPAPLVRAYNLEKKLDTPAKIYYKFEGNNTSGSHKLNSAIAQAYYAKQQGLKGVTTETGAGQWGTALSMACAYLGLDCKVNMVKCSYEQKPFRREVMRVYGASVTPSPSDTTQVGRRILAEHPGTTGSLGCAISEAVEVATSTPGYRYVLGSVLNQVLLHQSIIGVETKTALDKYGVKPDIIIGCAGGGSNLGGLISPFMGQKLRGEADYRFIAVEPASCPSFTRGRFAYDFCDTGMVCPLAKMYTLGSNFIPSPNHAGGLRYHGMSPVLAQLYHDGLMEAVAVEQTRVFEAAEQFARVEGILPAPESSHAIRVAIDEALRCKETGEEKTILFGLTGTGYFDMVAYEKFHDGTMTDTIPTDAELEASFANLPKVPGQD; encoded by the coding sequence ATGAGCACCGAGAAAATCCCCTACAAGATCTACCTGTCCGAAGAGGAACTGCCGCGCACCTGGTACAATGTCCGGGCTGACATGAAAAATAAACCCGCGCCGCTGCTGAACCCCGGCACCGGCCAGCCCATGGGCTACGACGACCTGCGCCCGGTGTTCTGCGACGAACTGATCCGCCAGGAGCTGGACAACGACACCCGGGAGATCCCCATCCCCGACGAGATCCGGGACTACTACAAGACCTACCGGCCCGCGCCGCTGGTGCGTGCCTACAACCTGGAAAAAAAGCTGGACACCCCGGCCAAAATCTACTACAAGTTCGAGGGTAACAACACTTCTGGCAGCCACAAGCTGAACAGCGCCATCGCCCAGGCCTACTACGCCAAGCAGCAGGGGCTCAAGGGCGTCACCACCGAGACCGGCGCCGGCCAGTGGGGCACGGCCCTGTCCATGGCCTGCGCCTATCTGGGTCTGGACTGCAAGGTCAATATGGTGAAGTGCTCCTACGAGCAGAAGCCCTTCCGCCGGGAGGTCATGCGGGTGTACGGCGCCTCGGTGACCCCCTCCCCCTCCGACACCACCCAGGTGGGCCGCCGCATCCTGGCGGAGCATCCCGGCACCACCGGGTCGCTGGGCTGCGCCATCAGCGAGGCGGTGGAGGTGGCCACCTCCACCCCCGGCTACCGCTATGTGCTGGGCAGCGTGCTCAACCAGGTGCTGCTGCACCAGAGCATCATCGGCGTGGAGACCAAGACCGCCCTGGACAAATACGGCGTCAAGCCGGACATCATCATCGGCTGCGCGGGCGGCGGCAGCAACCTGGGCGGACTGATCTCCCCCTTCATGGGCCAGAAGCTGCGGGGCGAGGCGGATTACCGCTTCATCGCGGTGGAACCGGCCTCCTGCCCCAGCTTCACCCGGGGCAGGTTCGCCTACGACTTCTGCGATACCGGCATGGTCTGTCCGCTGGCCAAGATGTACACCCTGGGCAGCAACTTCATCCCGTCGCCCAACCACGCGGGCGGCCTGCGCTACCACGGCATGAGCCCCGTGCTGGCCCAGCTCTACCACGACGGTCTGATGGAGGCCGTGGCGGTGGAACAGACCAGGGTCTTTGAGGCCGCCGAGCAGTTTGCCCGGGTGGAGGGCATCCTGCCCGCGCCGGAGAGCAGCCACGCCATCCGGGTGGCCATCGACGAGGCGCTGCGCTGCAAGGAGACCGGCGAGGAGAAGACCATCCTCTTCGGCCTGACCGGCACCGGCTACTTCGACATGGTGGCCTACGAGAAGTTCCACGACGGCACGATGACCGACACCATCCCCACCGACGCAGAGCTGGAGGCCAGCTTTGCCAACCTGCCCAAGGTACCCGGTCAGGACTGA
- a CDS encoding glycoside hydrolase family 2 TIM barrel-domain containing protein, translated as MRTVCNINHKWAFRKGAPLPETFPADWDLVNLPHSWNNIDGQDGGNDYWRGTAVYVRALERADLPEAEAYFLEVNGANSSADVYLNGEKLAHHDGGYSTWRVELTGRLQDENLLVITVDNAPNDRVYPQSADFTFYGGLYRDVNILCVPATHFELSYYGGCGLHLTPDVSGKVTVERWIAGPADGTTVRYTIRDADGNVAAQTTNAADKTELQVDQVHLWHGRKDPYLYTLTAELLRDGTVLDSVSRRFGFRSYRIDPDKGFFLNGESYPLHGVSRHQDGWQKGNAITREDHIRDMDLICEVGANTIRLAHYQHDQFFYDLCDERGMVVWAEIPYISRHMPGGRANTLSQMRELIVQNHHHASIVVWGLSNEITMKGDKDPDLLDNHHELNDLCHTMDPTRPTVMAVVSMCPTDSPYLEIPDAISYNHYFGWYGGDTAMNGPWFDKFHAEHPTLPIGCSEYGCEALNWHSDTPQQGDYTEEYQAYYHEELIKQLFSRPYIWATHVWNMFDFGADARNEGGENGQNHKGLVTIDRQYKKDAFYAYKAWLSDEPFVHLCGKRFVNHTGDTVRITVYSNQPQVELFANGVSLGAQQAEDHFFRFTVPNQGVTQLEAVAGDCRDSGTICHVDTTDERYRLRERGAILNWFDVTENEGFYSLNDRISDIMKAPEGKQVILDLLAMVGMGGNGEPDENFARMIGGFTVLRLSGLVGTLGENKLTKETLLSLNARLNTVARV; from the coding sequence ATGCGAACTGTCTGCAACATCAACCACAAATGGGCTTTCCGCAAGGGAGCCCCGCTGCCCGAAACCTTCCCCGCCGACTGGGACCTGGTCAATCTGCCCCACAGCTGGAACAACATTGACGGCCAGGACGGCGGCAACGACTACTGGCGCGGCACCGCTGTCTATGTGCGGGCGCTGGAGCGCGCTGACCTGCCCGAAGCGGAGGCCTATTTCCTGGAGGTCAACGGCGCCAACTCCTCGGCGGATGTCTACCTGAACGGTGAAAAGCTGGCCCACCACGACGGCGGCTACTCCACCTGGCGGGTGGAGCTCACCGGCAGGCTGCAGGACGAAAACCTGCTGGTCATCACGGTGGACAACGCCCCCAACGACCGGGTCTATCCCCAGTCGGCGGACTTTACCTTCTACGGCGGCCTCTACCGGGATGTGAACATCCTCTGCGTGCCCGCCACCCATTTTGAACTTTCCTATTACGGCGGCTGCGGCCTGCACCTGACCCCCGATGTCAGCGGCAAGGTCACGGTGGAGCGCTGGATCGCCGGTCCCGCCGACGGCACCACCGTGCGGTACACCATCCGCGACGCCGACGGCAACGTGGCTGCCCAGACCACCAACGCCGCCGACAAGACCGAACTGCAGGTGGACCAGGTCCATCTGTGGCATGGCCGCAAGGACCCCTACCTCTACACCCTCACCGCCGAGCTGCTCCGGGACGGCACGGTGCTGGACAGCGTCAGCCGCCGGTTCGGTTTCCGCAGCTACAGGATCGACCCCGACAAGGGCTTCTTCCTCAACGGCGAAAGCTATCCGCTGCACGGTGTTTCCCGCCACCAGGACGGCTGGCAGAAGGGCAACGCCATCACCAGGGAAGACCACATCCGGGATATGGACCTGATCTGCGAGGTGGGCGCCAACACCATCCGTCTGGCCCACTACCAGCACGATCAGTTCTTCTATGACCTGTGCGACGAGCGCGGCATGGTGGTCTGGGCCGAGATCCCCTATATCTCCCGGCATATGCCGGGCGGCCGGGCGAACACCCTGAGCCAGATGCGGGAACTCATCGTGCAGAACCATCACCATGCATCCATCGTGGTCTGGGGCCTGAGCAACGAGATCACCATGAAGGGCGACAAGGACCCCGATCTGCTGGACAACCACCACGAGCTCAACGATCTGTGCCACACCATGGATCCCACCCGTCCCACCGTCATGGCGGTGGTGAGCATGTGTCCCACCGACAGCCCCTACCTGGAGATCCCCGATGCCATCTCCTACAACCACTACTTTGGCTGGTACGGCGGCGACACCGCCATGAACGGTCCCTGGTTCGACAAGTTCCATGCCGAGCATCCCACGCTGCCCATCGGCTGCAGCGAGTACGGCTGCGAGGCGCTGAACTGGCATTCCGACACCCCGCAGCAGGGGGATTACACTGAGGAATACCAGGCCTACTACCACGAGGAGCTCATCAAGCAGCTTTTCAGCCGGCCCTATATCTGGGCCACCCACGTGTGGAATATGTTTGACTTCGGCGCCGACGCCCGCAACGAGGGCGGCGAGAACGGCCAGAATCACAAGGGCCTGGTGACGATCGACCGCCAGTACAAAAAGGATGCCTTCTACGCCTACAAGGCCTGGCTGTCCGATGAGCCGTTTGTCCACCTGTGCGGCAAGCGGTTCGTGAACCATACCGGCGACACGGTGCGCATCACCGTCTACTCCAACCAGCCCCAGGTGGAACTGTTTGCCAACGGGGTTTCCCTGGGGGCGCAGCAGGCGGAGGATCACTTCTTCCGCTTCACGGTGCCCAATCAGGGCGTGACCCAGCTGGAAGCCGTGGCCGGTGACTGCCGCGACAGCGGCACCATCTGCCATGTGGATACCACCGACGAGCGCTATCGCCTGCGGGAACGCGGCGCCATCCTCAACTGGTTTGATGTTACCGAAAACGAAGGCTTCTACTCGCTGAACGACAGGATCAGCGACATCATGAAGGCCCCCGAGGGCAAACAGGTCATTCTCGACCTGCTGGCCATGGTGGGCATGGGCGGAAACGGTGAACCCGATGAAAATTTCGCCCGGATGATCGGCGGCTTCACGGTGCTGCGGCTCTCCGGCCTGGTGGGCACCCTGGGTGAGAACAAGCTGACCAAGGAAACGCTGCTCTCGCTGAACGCCCGGCTGAACACCGTCGCCCGCGTCTGA
- a CDS encoding MFS transporter encodes MNRSATVRPFGIRDKVGYLFGDFGNDFTFIFSTMMLMKFYTDVMGVSAGVVGLVMTIARIVDAFTDVTMGRICDRSRTTAHGKFKPWLLRMCGPVAIASFLIYQSSLAGLPMGAKIACLFVTCILWGSVFYTAINIPYGSMASAISEDPDDRQSLSTFRTMGGTLAGVVIGVGLPLIACQKVDGVETLIGSRVTLAAGVFSVLAVVCYLLCYNLVIERVRVETPDRKQESVLQMLRSAVHNRALISIIAASIVMLLAQLTMQGMSGYVYPDYYNNAAAQSASTITMMVGMMLAAILWFWYPLHKKQVEENVQALKEKHAAEA; translated from the coding sequence ATGAACCGCAGCGCCACGGTGCGTCCCTTCGGAATCCGCGACAAGGTCGGTTACTTGTTCGGAGACTTCGGCAACGATTTTACCTTTATTTTTTCCACCATGATGCTCATGAAGTTCTACACGGATGTCATGGGTGTTTCGGCCGGTGTGGTCGGCCTGGTCATGACCATTGCGCGCATCGTGGATGCCTTCACCGATGTGACCATGGGCCGCATCTGTGACCGCAGCCGCACCACGGCCCACGGCAAGTTCAAGCCCTGGCTGCTGCGCATGTGCGGCCCGGTGGCCATTGCCTCCTTCCTGATTTACCAGAGCAGCCTGGCAGGGCTGCCCATGGGGGCCAAGATCGCCTGCCTGTTCGTGACCTGCATCCTGTGGGGATCGGTCTTCTACACGGCCATCAACATTCCCTACGGCTCCATGGCTTCCGCCATCTCGGAGGACCCCGATGACCGGCAGTCCCTGTCCACCTTCCGCACCATGGGCGGCACACTGGCCGGTGTGGTCATCGGTGTGGGGCTGCCCCTCATCGCCTGCCAGAAGGTGGACGGTGTGGAAACCCTCATTGGTTCCCGCGTCACCCTCGCGGCCGGTGTTTTCTCGGTCCTGGCCGTGGTCTGCTATCTTTTGTGCTATAATCTGGTTATCGAGCGTGTCCGCGTGGAGACTCCCGACCGCAAACAGGAGTCGGTGCTCCAGATGCTCAGGAGCGCCGTACACAACCGTGCCCTCATCTCCATCATCGCGGCGTCCATCGTCATGCTGCTGGCCCAGCTCACCATGCAGGGCATGAGCGGCTACGTCTACCCCGACTACTACAACAACGCGGCCGCCCAGTCCGCCTCCACGATCACCATGATGGTGGGCATGATGCTGGCCGCCATCCTGTGGTTCTGGTATCCGCTGCACAAAAAGCAGGTGGAGGAGAACGTCCAGGCCCTGAAAGAAAAGCATGCCGCCGAAGCATAA
- a CDS encoding AraC family transcriptional regulator, with protein MNCANEFAFFLKVLEKSGIGSREFTLPAETDLEIDAGLRWQLGVTPSVFAGCQMFFSHMEAGPVYHVTDRFYLHYLFFLLPDALHCMVVGPYLSIRPSGQQILETAEHYELPPARAHLLEEFYPTLPQIADNSPFYAMLYTLCELLYGHQAEVRPISLEDEFSPAALSVPTREADLPAAMQRLEIRYQLEDDMLQAVTDGDRPRLHQLLHDVDLNVAVEPRLADPVRNIKNYCIVHNTVLRKAAQRGGVHPIYLDDLSRTCAARIEQLPTTGAAQRLVLEMADQYCLLVQRHSNDGYSKPVQTAVLYVRQHLSEPLNLRTVAAALDCNASYFSARFKKETGQPLTEFILQERMRLAVSLLVGTRLQVQTIAQHCGFLDVNYFSRIFRQTTGTSPSEYRRTGRALQL; from the coding sequence ATGAACTGCGCAAATGAGTTCGCTTTTTTTCTGAAAGTGCTGGAAAAGTCCGGTATCGGCAGCCGGGAATTCACCCTGCCCGCCGAGACCGACCTGGAGATCGACGCCGGTCTGCGCTGGCAGCTGGGGGTGACACCTTCGGTGTTTGCGGGCTGCCAGATGTTTTTCTCCCACATGGAGGCCGGCCCGGTGTATCATGTCACCGACCGGTTTTATCTGCACTATCTGTTTTTTCTGCTGCCCGACGCGCTCCACTGCATGGTCGTGGGGCCTTACCTTTCCATCCGTCCCTCGGGACAGCAGATCCTGGAAACGGCAGAGCACTACGAACTGCCCCCGGCCCGGGCACACCTGCTGGAGGAATTCTACCCCACCCTGCCTCAGATCGCCGACAACAGCCCCTTCTACGCCATGCTCTACACTCTGTGCGAACTGCTGTACGGCCACCAGGCCGAGGTTCGCCCCATCAGTCTGGAGGATGAATTTTCCCCCGCTGCCCTCTCGGTGCCCACCCGGGAGGCCGATCTGCCCGCCGCCATGCAGCGGCTGGAGATCCGCTACCAGCTGGAAGATGACATGCTGCAGGCGGTGACCGACGGAGACCGTCCCCGGCTGCATCAGCTGCTCCACGACGTAGACCTGAATGTGGCGGTGGAACCCCGCCTGGCTGACCCGGTGCGCAACATCAAGAACTACTGTATCGTCCACAACACCGTACTTCGCAAGGCCGCCCAGCGGGGCGGGGTGCATCCCATCTATCTGGATGATCTGTCCCGCACCTGTGCCGCCCGCATCGAACAGCTGCCCACCACCGGCGCCGCCCAGCGGCTGGTGCTGGAGATGGCCGACCAGTATTGTCTTCTGGTGCAGCGCCACAGCAATGACGGGTACTCCAAGCCGGTGCAGACCGCCGTCCTGTATGTCCGCCAGCATCTGTCCGAACCGCTGAACCTGCGCACTGTAGCCGCCGCCCTGGACTGCAACGCCAGCTATTTTTCCGCCCGCTTCAAAAAGGAGACCGGCCAGCCCCTGACTGAATTCATCCTTCAGGAGCGGATGCGGCTGGCGGTCAGTCTGTTGGTCGGCACCCGGCTGCAGGTCCAGACCATCGCCCAGCACTGCGGTTTTCTGGATGTAAACTACTTTTCCCGCATTTTCCGCCAGACCACCGGCACCAGTCCCAGCGAATACCGCAGGACCGGCCGTGCCCTCCAGCTGTGA